Genomic DNA from Brassica rapa cultivar Chiifu-401-42 chromosome A04, CAAS_Brap_v3.01, whole genome shotgun sequence:
CACAATACATTGGACGAGAGGAGAAGACTATACATGTGGACAATCTTGCTGCATCTTCATGGCTTTTCTGCTCACTATCCTTTTGCTTCATTGGCTTTTAAAAGGATGAGCGGTTACTACCAAAACACATCAAATTGATTTGTCAGTTATTAATCCTATTTGCTGGTAATTTTTATCATCGATTCGGACTCTAGACTATATGGAAAAATTGGAAGATAATATAATACAAGTTCTTAGATCAAACTCTGATTAATAGTTTAATAGATGGATAGGTAAAGAATAAATGATAGTTTTGAGAGATAGTCACCAACATACATACCTCGTGTGATAGTCTAAGATCCGGAGACTGATTAATAAACACcgataactaataaaataaaacaacttGCCTACAAATATTGGAGAGATATACTGTTTTGCATGGGATGAATTGCGGGGCAAATCTCCTTTGGCAGAGAAGCATTTTGCTTGCAACTCAAGCAATGCCAAAACCATCTGCCATAGGAGTATTCGCCCAGTAATCCAGCTATACATTGATGTCTGATGATTCCTCTTTCTTCACAAACATGCATCttcaatagtttttaaaatcttacACAGCTACATCTGAGTTATGTAAACTGGACTAGCAAAGTGTACATATAGTTGATGAAAGTGTCGGTAACGAATGCATATAGAAGTCATATTCTGTGGCATATCCTATGTTTCATAGAGCATATGTGTCTAGTATAATCCAAAGACCAACCCCTTCATGCGGTCCTCATGCTTCTGATTCGGACTTTaacatctcttcttttttctcATTTACCAGCCCTTTTTTCAGTACTGTGTAAATACTTTGCTTTTGTATTGTATTGTATACGAAGTTTTCTGATTCATGATTCTAATAGGTATTGTTCCATAGTATATGCTCTTTACATCAAGGTTTATAAATGCATTACATAGTTCCTTTTTTCATTTGAAGCAATCAAGTAAGAGAGGGGGGAAAGACTAACATTTGGTAGAAAAGCATTACAGGGTGAATCCTCTATTGGCAGGGGACGCTGATGACTCAAATATTTTGTCTTCATTTTCCTCTGCCAAAGGAGATTTGCCTAGCAATTTTTTCCTACCTTTATTCATTTCCCAAATCTAGTACTTTGATGATTTAAAGTTAGAGTCGTTGTTATATTACCATTCATACTGAAGCTTTCATATAGAAATGCATGTAACCATGTTGTTGACAACAAAAGTTACTGATATAGATTAAGAAAGaacctagtttttttttttcatttactgaggtagtatattatatatatttttaatcaaatcatACATTTACATTCTAACAATGTAGTAGTAGACACAACAACTATATTGTCGAAGAATCTACTCTAAACGATCAGCTCCTTTCCATTAGCTTCAAcctttatctctttttttttttttggacaaacaaCCTTATCTCTTTGATAGAGGCTTTCAACACGTAGCCAAAGAATGCTCTCAACCCAAAAGAGAATCCGAAAACAAAGTTCAACAGTCAAGTCTAAATGATTAATCTGCCGATTTTACAATCTCATTATAAAATCAGGGCACGCACCTGCGAGTAAACGATCAATAGAGCCCAAAatccttaatatttttttataataagttTAGATTCAAATTCATAAatgtataacaaaaaatttaaaataactataTGTAAATTTAATTCTCGTATTTATTAACCACTAAATGTGAAGATAATTTACCAAAACATTTTTTCACATAACCAAatgaaataaactaaaaataattagcaTTAATATCAATTATATCTCTTTGGAAAGTAAATTCCGATATGTGctctaatatttaatattaattcagaaatttaaatttttaatttgattaaattagaaaaattatatgtattaGTCTTTTAATAAATTCTGAGAGAAAATTATACATATTCTTCATCAAATCCTCTACAAAAAATCATTACTTATATCTTATATTACAAGGCAAATATAAatctaactgattttataacgatgttttgacaaaaaaacacataaatcatataattataatatagtTACAGTAATGTTATAggcaatataattttaaaactaaaataattattttaaatgatttttttaatattagttatGGGCATgctttttataaagttttagaCGCCCTGCATAAAATATATAGGAATCGAACATGTTTTTGAAATAGAGTTACCATAACAAATTGGTTCAAGGATTTTTAGGTATGATTGATTTGTGGAGACGTGATTGCCACTAACTATATATTTGGCCATATTCTAGTTAGAAACATTTTTCGTGATAAAGTTTGCTAACAAGGAAAAAGAACAAATGTTTAGATACTATCAAAAAAGCAAATATGTGCATCGTCAAATACCTAATGATCAAGTACAATAGCATGCAAGCTAATGTCAATTTGTTGTAGTTGGATATACTGATTACTGAATGAATATGCTGCATGAGGCATATAACTTTTATCTTTGACTTTTCTAAAGCCAAATCGTAAAATCTATAAAGGTGGAACAAGAATTGGGTATAAACAAATGATGAAATTTTGTTGATGTATTGGAATTTATATTCTACAGACTATAATGGGATAATTAATAAAAGTAGGATTCTATATCTTAGTGGTAAACTTGACTTAACTCCTCAAATATTTTAACATACTGAGGATATTAGTACATTAGTTTTCTACTTTTCCTTAATTATTCTTATGGATAAGTGAAAATTGTCTAACTGTGAAGGTGTACTACAATTGACAAGTTAGTATCTAATTTTCGTGTGATATTTCTAACTTGAAGGTTGCTTTACAGAGAGAAGGAGAAACACTTATTTCTCATTTCTCATTTCTCAAAACCTAGCTAGAGTGTTGATTTGTTCTAAACATTAAACCTAAAGGAGTTGATAGGTTTTAaacattaaatttttgaaaatacaaGTAGAAAATTAGACAATTTTGAGAAAGAAACATTCTCCTatcatataccatatatatgtgattTGGAACGTATATTTCGAAAAGAATCTAATGTTTTAAGTTTAACACTaccaacaaaagaaaataaaacaaaaagtttgtGGGTTTTGAATATAAAAACCTGGAGAGTACAATACCATGGATCTTCCATTTCTAAAAGAATCAGTTTATAGTTAATCTAAATATTAAACTTTTAGTAGTTGTCCTTGTCAAACCTTTTGGTAAttcaaaacattattttctAGAATTAACCATCTTAGTTAATAAAGTATTAAAAGCTAAActcttcccccccccccccccccccccccaccccaaTCCCCACACACCACAAAACcaaatagtaacaaaaattcattcaatttttttttttagaaaaatataaaggcTTGAAAAGTCttcttttaaaatcttaaattctGGAATGTTAGGTACATGTTTGTCTAGACATGAAATCAGCCTTTGATAATGCTTTTGCTTATAATGCTTTTTTTCTACATAAATAGTTATACAGTTTTAATACGCCATCTTGGTCATTTCCCAATTCGAGTCTATATAGTTTCTTAATGATAGGTATCCCATTGATTTATTACAAAACCTATTAGATTTTGGGCTGTATCAAAATAGCTTAATATCATaaagttataaataaattatcaagtaAAGTAGAACACAACTCTAGAGACTCAATGCTCTGATGACCGTAAAATATGGGGGGAATATTCTTTAATAGACAATTATATATGCGTACGTATGTGAGATTATATTCTAGATCAGAAGGATAGTGCCACTGAATATGCTTCTTGCATGTTATATATAAACACAATACGAACAATTAGTTTAGAGCTGAAAGATATATAAAGAAAGGTGCAAATGCATTACAGGGCAAGATCTCCTTTGGCAGGAAACTATTACTCCATTCTTGCATATGCATTTATGTTTGTGGTATAAACTCTCTGCCAAAGGAGATTTGCCCGGTAATTCTTTCGTGCCAGTATTTTATCTAAATTTATTTTGGGTTAActacattttacatttttagtaAAAATGAAGCTCTTGGATCTATAGCTAGTCGAAGTAGACACTAGTTAGTTCCTGGATTCATTTCATGTTTTGTTATGTTTCAATTACTACTCATAATAAAAGAGAATGTATATATCTAAAAACATGGCCACAAACaaatattcttttctttttgtgtggCCATCAATAGATGCAAATTGATGCATGAAGGTCTTGAATTCATGAAGCAGGTAAGTGAGTAATGtacattattttcttaaaaatgtttGCAAATCTTCTTCTCATGCAGATAAATGACTCATGGAGGCTGGAGATTGCCGATCTCGATGTCAAGTCTCTCGAATAACCTTGATGACACTCTCGACGTCAAGAGTCTAGACTTTGATTTTATTAGCCAAGCTAGCTCGCATGCGTGACTGACCCCATACTGCTCATGTTTTCCATCAAATCCATCTAGTACTTTTGCTAATTAATTGCTCTCTGTAtttctcacaaaaaaaaatcttatgtgATTGAGAAATACAGAGAGCAATTAATTAGCAAAAGTACTAGATGGATTTGATGGAAAACATGAGCAGTATGGAGTCAGTCACGCAAAGGTgtcattaaatttattaaatttagtaaATTACGGATTGACCTTATTAACttaacttaaaatcaattaaacacGATTGTGATGTTGCcaccatattattatttacttcaTACATGTAACATGTATTAATATAAACTTCGTGTAGTTGTTGACACATTCTTACATTAGATAGTTTTCACCATATTATAGTAAACTTAGTGTAGCTAGCGAACTTTTTTCCTTTATTAAACACATAATATGTCAACTGTTTAAATGCAAATCCAAAGTCAAAAGTTTTTAGATACATGAACAACTAACAATTGTTGACTAGTCAGTCACAAACAACTTGTTTACGTACAAATCGAAAGCCCACTAACAgcccaacaaaaacaaaacgcGGCCCAATCTGAATCAAAAAGCAAATCTGATGTGGCAAACAGAGATTGGTTGAACTATCGTGTCTCGCATCGCCTCGCCACGTTTACGCATTAatcccaaaaaaataaaaaagagaaataaatttaaaaaaaaaatctgaaatggaATTTATAAGGTGGGTGCGACCTTCGTCTTTCGTTGACCATCAAAGCTACATCGCTCTTTTCCTCCGTGTGAAGGGCAAGAAAATCATCGCAGCCGTCGGTTTTCGAAAGGTGAACGCTCTCCTCTCCTCTCTTCTCATTATAATCTCCTTCCGATCTCTGATTATTTCTCCTActgattgttttctttctccatcGTCATTTGTGAGTCTTTCGCTTCAGATCTGTGTTTATGCTCCTTTAGATCTGTTTTATTCAACGATCTGTATTGAATTCGTGTATGGGTCTGAGGCATTTTTGATAGATCTGGTTGCTGGGTTGAGATAACTTTAGCTCTAGCCGAGTAAAGTCTCGATCTTTGTTCTTACCCACCACTCGTATTGATACTGGGTTATGATAAATTGTTCTGATTCATTGATTGTAGTTCGTGTTTGTTCGCATTGATGAAACAAGTTTGAATTTTGAATGGAAAAGTTTATAACTTTTGTGTCAATGCGTGTGGAATTGTATAGTTTTTCATAATTTTCAGAAGCTGGCTTTGGTGTTtgaataaatttgaattttgcattaaagtttataactttatgtCAGTGCGTGTGTAATTGTATAGGTTTCATAATTTACAGAAGCTGACTTTGGTGTTTGAATAAATTTGCATGAAaaaagtttataactttatgtCAATGCATGTGgaattgtatatattttcataattttcagAAGCTGACTTTGGTGTTTGAATAAATTTGCATGAaaaagtttataactttatgtCAATGCATGtggaattatatattttttcataattttgtgGGTGGTGTTtgaataaatttgaattttgcattaaaagtttataattttttgtcaatgtgtgtgtgtggaattgtatagttttcataattttcaGAAGCTGACTTTGGTGTTTGAATAAATTTGCATGAAaaaagtttataactttatgtCAATGCATGTggaattaaatatttttcataattttcaaAAGCTGACTTTGAAATAAGTTTGTGGGTGGTGTTtgaataaatttgaattttgcaTTAAAGTTTATAACTTTTTGTCAATGCGTGTGAAATTGTATAGTTGGATCAACGATACTAGAATGGGAGGAGGGTTTAGAGTTTTGCATTTGGTGAGGCCGTTCTTGGCTTTTCTGCCTGAGGTGCAGAGTGCTGACAGGAAGGTGCCTTTCAGAGAGAAGGTTATCTACACTGTCATCTCTCTCTTCATCTTTCTCGTCTGCAGTCAGCTTCCTCTCTATGGAATCCACTCCACCACCGGCGCGGATCCGTTCTACTGGATGCGTGTCATTCTTGCTTCCAACCGTGGGACTGTTATGGAGCTTGGTATTACTCCCATCGTCACGTCTGGACTCGTGATGCAGCTCTTGGCTGGTTCTAAGATTATTGAGGTTGACAACAATGTCCGTGAGGACCGTGCCCTCTTGTAAGTTTTATTGTTGTTGTCGTTTGCTGCTTCTCTGTCCGTGTGAGTTCTTATTCAACTTGCTTTGTAGGAATGGTGCTCAGAAGCTTCTTGGTATTCTGATTGCCATCGGTGAGGCGGTTGCATACGTTCTTTCCGGAATGTATGGCCCTGTTGGTCAGCTTGGTGTTGGAAACGCCATCCTCatcatcctccagctcttctTTGCCGGAATCATTGTTATCTGCCTTGACGAGCTTCTTCAGAAAGGATACGGTCTCGGCTCAGGAATCTCCCTTTTCATCGCCACCAACATCTGTGAGAGCATTATCTGGAAGGCGTTTAGCCCAACGACCATCAACACTGGCCGTGGAGCTGAGTTTGAAGGCGCTGTTATCGCGTTGTTCCATATGCTGATAACTAAGTCCAACAAGGTTGCGGCTCTCCGCCAAGCGTTCTACCGGCAGAACCTACCAAACGTTACCAACTTGCTAGCCACAGTCTTGATCTTCTTGATTGTGATCTACTTCCAAGGGTTCCGTGTGGTTTTGCCTGTGAGATCAAAGAATGCGCGTGGGCAGCAGGGTTCTTACCCAATCAAGCTGTTCTACACTTCTAACATGCCCATCATTCTCCAATCCGCTCTCGTCTCAAACCTTTACTTCATCTCTCAGGTACATTTCATACATTCTTGAATCATCTCCACAGTAACATAATGCTAACATTGAATCTCTCTTCTGTGGTGAACAGCTTCTATACAGGAAGTTCAGTGGAAACTTCTTTGTAAACCTTTTGGGACAATGGAAAGAATCTGAGTACAGTGGGCAATCTATTCCAGTTAGTGGTCTCGCTTACCTCATCACAGCTCCAGCAAGGTAATGCAAAAGTATCTGTTTTAATCCATCAAAATTGTTATCTCCACCAACCGGTTTGATGAACATATGTTA
This window encodes:
- the LOC103865320 gene encoding protein transport protein Sec61 subunit alpha; amino-acid sequence: MGGGFRVLHLVRPFLAFLPEVQSADRKVPFREKVIYTVISLFIFLVCSQLPLYGIHSTTGADPFYWMRVILASNRGTVMELGITPIVTSGLVMQLLAGSKIIEVDNNVREDRALLNGAQKLLGILIAIGEAVAYVLSGMYGPVGQLGVGNAILIILQLFFAGIIVICLDELLQKGYGLGSGISLFIATNICESIIWKAFSPTTINTGRGAEFEGAVIALFHMLITKSNKVAALRQAFYRQNLPNVTNLLATVLIFLIVIYFQGFRVVLPVRSKNARGQQGSYPIKLFYTSNMPIILQSALVSNLYFISQLLYRKFSGNFFVNLLGQWKESEYSGQSIPVSGLAYLITAPASFSDMAAHPFHALFYIVFMLTACALFSKTWIEVSGSSARDVAKQLKEQQMVMPGHRESNLQKELNRYIPTAAAFGGVCIGALTVLADFMGAIGSGTGILLAVTIIYQYFETFEKEKASELGFFGF